The following proteins are co-located in the Manihot esculenta cultivar AM560-2 chromosome 7, M.esculenta_v8, whole genome shotgun sequence genome:
- the LOC110619461 gene encoding GDP-Man:Man(3)GlcNAc(2)-PP-Dol alpha-1,2-mannosyltransferase produces the protein MKNGIFLLIVPLFTAILTLILTFTSQIINGRRNRKQAVGFFHPFTNDGGGGERVLWCAVKAIQEESRDLDCVIYTGDHDASPYSLTARAIDRFGVNLLYPPMVVHLYKRKWVEENSYPRFTMIGQSLGSIYLSWEALCKFTPSFYFDTSGYAFTYPLARIFGCKVICYTHYPTISLDMISRVRSRNSMYNNDASIARSGWLSQCKIIYYTFFSWMYGFAGSCAHLAMVNSSWTQSHIEKLWKIPKCIRRVYPPCDTSGLQALPLERPATTPIFISVAQFRPEKAHPLQLEAFSVAIRKLDPDLPRPKLQFVGSCRHKSDEERLQKLKDKAVELKVDGDVQFYKNVMYRELISLLGGAIAGMHSMTDEHFGISVVEYMAAGAIPIAHNSAGPKMDIVLEEDGQQTGFLAQTVEEYADAILRVLRMPETERLKMAAAARKRASRFSEQRFYEDFKAAVRLVLNHDSK, from the exons ATGAAAAACGGGATTTTCCTTCTCATCGTCCCTCTCTTCACTGCAATCTTAACCTTAATCTTGACGTTCACTTCCCAGATAATCAATGGCAGAAGGAACAGAAAGCAAGCTGTTGGCTTCTTCCATCCCTTCACAAACGATGGTGGAGGCGGAGAGAGAGTCCTCTGGTGCGCCGTTAAAGCAATCCAAGAGGAGAGCCGTGATCTCGACTGTGTGATTTACACCGGCGATCACGATGCCTCCCCTTATTCCCTGACAGCTCGCGCTATTGATCGTTTTGGTGTCAATTTGCTTTACCCACCTATG GTGGTGCATCTGTATAAAAGGAAATGGGTGGAAGAAAATAGTTATCCTCGCTTCACCATGATTGGTCAGAGCTTGGGTTCAATATATCTTTCCTGGGAAGCTTTATGCAAGTTTACTCCTTCGTTTTATTTTGATACGAGTGGATACGCTTTCACATATCCACTTGCTCGGATTTTTGGTTGCAAAGTTATTTGTTACACTCATTATCCTACTATCAGTTTAGATATGATTTCTCGTGTTCGCAGTCGGAATTCCATGTACAACAATGATGCTTCAATCGCCAGGAG TGGTTGGCTATCACAGTGCAAAATAATCTACTATACATTCTTTAGTTGGATGTATGGGTTTGCTGGCTCTTGTGCACATCTTGCAATGGTGAACTCTTCATGGACACAGTCTCACATTGAAAAGCTTTGGAAAATTCCAAAATGTATCAGGCGTGTCTACCCTCCTTGTGATACATCAGGGCTTCAG GCTCTTCCTTTGGAAAGGCCAGCAACAACTCCAATATTTATATCCGTTGCTCAATTCCGTCCTGAGAAG GCACATCCTCTTCAACTTGAGGCTTTTTCAGTTGCCATTAGAAAGCTAGATCCTGACTTGCCTAGACCTAAGCTCCAGTTTGTGGGTAGTTGTCGGCACAAGTCAGATGAAGAAAGACTGCAGAAGTTGAAGGACAAAGCAGTTGAACTGAAGGTTGATGGTGATGTGCAATTCTATAAAAATGTGATGTACAG GGAATTGATAAGTCTCTTGGGAGGTGCCATTGCCGGAATGCACTCCATGACAGATGAACACTTTGGAATTAGTGTTGTAGAGTATATGGCTGCAGGCGCCATACCAATTG CTCATAATTCTGCTGGCCCAAAGATGGACATTGTTTTAGAAGAAGATGGTCAGCAAACTGGATTTCTTGCCCAGACTGTTGAAGAGTATGCAGATGCCATACTGAGAGTGTTGAGAATGCCAGAAACTGAGAGACTCAAGATGGCTGCAGCTGCAAGGAAACGGGCGAGCAGGTTTTCTGAGCAAAGATTTTACGAGGATTTCAAAGCTGCAGTTCGATTAGTATTAAACCATGATTCTAAATGA
- the LOC110619409 gene encoding clathrin heavy chain 1 encodes MAATNAPITMKEVLTLPSIGINPQFITFTNVTMESDKYICVRETAPQNSVVIVDMNMPMQPLRRPITADSALMNPNSRILALKAQLPGTTQDHLQIFNIEMKAKMKSHQMPEQVVFWKWISPKMLGLVTQTSVYHWSIEGDSDPVKMFDRTANLVNNQIINYKCDPSEKWLVLIGIAPGSPERQQLVKGNMQLFSVDQQRSQALEAHAASFAQFKVPGNENPSILISFATKTFNAGQITSKLHVIELGAQPGKPAFTKKQADLFFPPDFADDFPVAMQISHKYSLIFVITKLGLLFVYDLETATAVYRNRISPDPIFLTAEASSVGGFYAINRRGQVLLATVNEATLVPFVSGQLNNLELAVNLAKRGNLPGAENLVVQRFQELFAQTKYKEAAELAAESPQGILRTPDTVAKFQSVPVQAGQTPPLLQYFGTLLTRGKLNAFESLELSRLVVNQNKKNLLENWLAEDKLECSEELGDLVKTVDNDLALKIYIKARATPKVVAAFAERREFDKILIYSKQVGYTPDYLFLLQTILRSDPQGAVNFALMMSQMEGGCPVDYNTITDLFLQRNLIREATAFLLDVLKPNLPEHGYLQTKVLEINLVTFPNVADAILANGMFSHYDRPRIAQLCEKAGLYIRALQHYSELPDIKRVIVNTHAIEPQALVEFFGTLSREWALECMKDLLLVNLRGNLQIIVQAAKEYCEQLGMDACIKLFEQFKSYEGLYFFLGSFLSSSEDPDIHFKYIESAAKTGQIKEVERVTRESNFYDAEKTKNFLMEAKLPDARPLINVCDRFGFVGDLTHYLYTNNMLRYIEGYVQKVNPGNAPLVVGQLLDDECPEDFIKGLILSVRSLLPVEPLVEECEKRNRLRLLTQFLEHLVSEGSQDVHVHNALGKIIIDSNNNPEHFLTTNPYYDSRIVGKYCEKRDPTLAVVAYRRGQCDDELVNVTNKNSLFKLQARYVVERMDADLWEKVLNPENEYRRQLIDQVVSTALPESKSPEQVSAAVKAFMTADLPHELIELLEKIVLQNSAFSGNFNLQNLLILTAIKADPSRVMDYINRLDNFDGPAVGEVAVEAQLYEEAFSIFKKFNLNVQAVNVLLDNIRSIDRAVEFAFRVEEDAVWSQVARAQLREGLVSDAIESFIRADDATQFLEVIRAAQDANVYHDLVRYLLMVRQKSKEPKVDSELIFAYAKIDRLSDIEEFILMPNVANLQNVGDRLFDEALYEAAKIIFAFISNWGKLASTLVKLHQFQGAVDAARKANSAKTWKEVCFACVDAEEFRLAQICGLNIIIQVDDLEEVSEYYQNRGHFNELISLMESGLGLERAHMGIFTELGVLYARYRPEKLMEHIKLFSTRLNIPKLIRACDEQQHWKELTYLYIQYDEFDNAATTIMNHSPEAWDHMQFKDVAVKVANVELYYKAVHFYLQEHPELINDLLNVLALRVDHTRVVDIMRKAGHLLLVKPYMVAVQSNNVSAVNEALNQIYVEEEDYERLRESIDMHDNFDQIGLAQKIEKHELLEMRRVAAYIYKKAGRWKQSIALSKKDNLYKDAMETASQSGDRELAEELLVYFIEQGKKECFASCLFVCYDLIRADVALELAWMNNMVDFAFPYLLQFIREYTGKVDELIKDKIEAQKEVKAKEQEEKEVIAQQNMYAQLLPLALPAPPMPGMGGPTMGGGFAAPPPMAGMGMPPMPPFGMPPMGSY; translated from the exons TTGCCGAGCATTGGGATCAATCCTCAGTTCATCACGTTTACAAATGTTACAATGGAGTCGGATAAGTATATATGTGTGCGGGAAACGGCTCCCCAGAATAGTGTCGTGATTGTGGATATGAATATGCCAATGCAGCCATTGAGGCGGCCTATTACTGCAGACTCGGCACTCATGAATCCAAATTCTAGAATCCTTGCCTTGAAAG CCCAACTCCCAGGAACTACTCAGGATCACCTTCAAATATTTAACATTGaaatgaaagcaaaaatgaaatcCCACCAGATGCCTGAGCAG GTTGTTTTCTGGAAGTGGATAAGCCCAAAGATGCTGGGCTTGGTCACACAGACCTCAGTTTACCATTGGTCAATTGAAG GTGATTCTGACCCTGTCAAGATGTTCGACAGAACAGCTAATTTGGTGAACAATCAGATAATTAACTACAAATGTGACCCTTCTGAGAAGTGGTTGGTTCTTATTGGAATAGCTCCTGGTTCACCTGAG AGGCAACAATTGGTTAAAGGGAACATGCAACTTTTCTCTGTGGATCAGCAGCGTAGTCAAGCTCTTGAAGCTCATGCTGCGTCATTTGCGCAATTTAAG GTTCCGGGAAATGAGAATCCTTCTATTCTCATTTCATTTGCCACGAAAACTTTTAATGCTGGGCAGATCACATCGAAGTTGCATGTTATTGAGCTTGGTGCTCAACCAG GGAAACCAGCATTTACAAAGAAACAAGCtgatcttttctttcctccagaCTTTGCTGATGACTTTCCTGTTGCAATGCAG ATATCCCACAAATACAGTTTGATTTTTGTGATCACAAAGCTTGGGCTATTATTTGTTTATGACTTGGAGACAGCTACTGCTGTATACAGAAATAGAATCAGTCCGGATCCAATATTTTTGACAGCCGAAGCTTCATCAGTGGGGGGGTTTTATGCTATTAATAGGCGGGGACAGGTGTTGCTAGCTACTGTGAATGAAGCAACACTTGTGCCATTTGTCAGTGGCCAA TTGAACAATTTGGAGCTTGCTGTCAATCTTGCCAAGAGGGGAAACCTTCCTGGTGCAGAGAATTTG GTTGTCCAGCGTTTCCAAGAGCTGTTTGCTCAAACAAAGTATAAAGAGGCAGCTGAGCTTGCTGCAGAGTCGCCTCAAGGGATTCTTCGAACACCTGATACAGTTGCCAAGTTTCAG AGTGTTCCTGTGCAAGCTGGGCAAACACCTCCTTTACTGCAGTACTTTGGGACGCTTCTAACTAGAGGAAAGCTTAATGCATTTGAGTCATTGGAATTATCACGCCTTGTTGTCAATCAAAATAAGAAGAATCTTTTAGAGAATTGGTTGGCAGAGGACAAGTTGGAGTGCAGTGAGGAACTTGGAGACCTTGTGAAG ACCGTGGATAATGACCTTGCgcttaaaatatatatcaaaGCTAGAGCTACTCCAAAAGTTGTTGCTGCTTTTGCTGAGAGGAGGGAGTTTGACAAAATTTTGATTTACTCGAAGCAG GTTGGGTATACTCCTGACTATTTGTTCCTTCTGCAAACAATTCTCCGTTCAGATCCTCAG GGAGCAGTGAATTTTGCTCTGATGATGTCCCAAATGGAGGGAGGTTGTCCTGTTGATTACAACACCATCACTGATCTGTTTCTTCAG AGAAACTTGATTCGTGAGGCAACAGCTTTTCTGTTGGATGTTTTGAAGCCAAATCTACCAGAACATGGTTATCTGCAAACAAAG GTCCTTGAAATCAATTTAGTAACTTTTCCTAATGTAGCTGATGCTATTCTAGCCAATGGGATGTTCAGCCACTATGATCGCCCTCGTATTGCTCAACTTTGTGAAAAAGCTGGTCTATACATCCGAGCCCTGCAA CATTACTCAGAGTTGCCAGATATTAAACGTGTCATTGTTAATACACATGCAATAGAGCCTCAG GCACTTGTCGAGTTTTTTGGTACTCTTTCACGAGAGTGGGCTTTGGAGTGCATGAAGGATCTTTTACTGGTGAATCTTCGGGGCAACCTTCAGATAATTGTGCAG GCAGCCAAGGAGTATTGCGAGCAGTTGGGTATGGATGCATGCATAAAACTCTTTGAGCAATTCAAGTCATACGAAGGGCTGTACTTTTTCCTTGGTTCATTTTTGAGTTCCAG CGAGGATCCTGATATACACTTCAAGTACATTGAGTCTGCTGCTAAAACTGGACAAATAAAGGAGGTTGAGCGTGTTACTAGGGAATCAAATTTTTATGATGCTGAAAAGACAAAGAACTTCCTAATGGAGGCCAAACTTCCAGATGCTAGGCCTCTTATTAATGTGTGTGATCGTTTTGGTTTTGTGGGTGATCTCACACACTACCTCTACACAAATAACATGCTTCGCTATATTGAAGGTTATGTTCAGAAG GTGAACCCAGGTAATGCACCTTTGGTTGTGGGGCAGTTGCTGGATGATGAGTGCCCTGAAGACTTCATTAAGGGACTTATTCTTTCTGTCCGTTCTTTGCTTCCTGTTGAGCCCCTTGTGGAGGAATGTGAGAAGAG AAATCGACTTCGTTTGCTCACTCAGTTCTTGGAACATCTTGTGAGCGAGGGAAGCCAAgatgtacatgtccacaatgCTCTTGGTAAAATCATTATTGATAGCAATAACAATCCAGAGCACTTCCTCACAACCAACCCATACTATGATTCCCGGATTGTTGGTAAGTATTGTGAGAAACGTGATCCTACTCTGGCTGTTGTGGCTTACCGAAGAGGACAATGTGATGATGAACTTGTCAATGTAACAAATAAGAACTCTTTGTTCAAATTGCAAGCCAG ATACGTGGTTGAAAGGATGGACGCTGATCTTTGGGAGAAGGTTCTTAATCCTGAGAATGAATATAGGAGACAGCTTATTGATCAAGTTGTATCTACTGCTTTGCCTGAAAGCAAGAGCCCTGAACAAGTTTCTGCAGCAGTCAAGGCTTTCATGACTGCTGATCTACCCCATGAGTTGATTGAGCTACTTGAAAAGATTGTGCTCCAAAACTCTGCGTTCAGTGGAAATTTCAACCTGCAGAATCTACTTATATTGACTGCCATTAAAGCAGACCCGTCTAGAGTTATGGACTACATAAACAGATTAGATAATTTTGATGGTCCTGCTGTTGGTGAAGTGGCTGTAGAAGCGCAGCTATATGAGGAAGCATTTTCTATTTTCAAGAAGTTCAACTTAAATGTTCAAGCAGTAAATGTCTTGTTGGACAATATTCGAAGCATTGATCGTGCAGTAGAGTTTGCATTCCGTGTTGAAGAAGATGCTGTTTGGAGCCAGGTGGCAAGGGCTCAACTCAGGGAGGGACTGGTGAGTGATGCAATCGAGTCATTTATCCGTGCGGATGATGCTACTCAATTCCTTGAGGTGATTCGTGCTGCTCAGGATGCAAATGTCTATCACGATCTGGTGAGGTACCTCCTTATGGTTAGGCAGAAGTCAAAAGAGCCCAAGGTGGATAGTGAGCTTATTTTTGCATATGCAAAGATCGATAGGCTTAGTGACATTGAGGAATTCATTCTCATGCCAAATGTGGCTAATCTCCAAAATGTGGGTGATCGTTTGTTTGATGAAGCTCTGTATGAGGCTGCAAAGATAATATTTGCATTTATATCAAACTGGGGCAAGTTGGCTAGTACACTTGTGAAGCTGCACCAGTTTCAAGGTGCTGTTGATGCAGCACGAAAAGCCAACAGTGCAAAGACATGGAAGGAAGTTTGCTTTGCTTGTGTTGATGCTGAGGAGTTCCGTTTGGCTCAGATCTGTGGTCTCAACATTATTATTCAG GTGGATGATCTGGAAGAGGTCAGTGAATATTATCAGAACAGAGGACACTTCAATGAATTAATATCTCTTATGGAGAGTGGCTTAGGGTTAGAACGTGCACATATGGGCATTTTTACAGAGTTGGGAGTATTGTATGCTAGATATCGTCCTGAGAAGCTTATGGAACACATTAAATTGTTCTCAACCCGTCTCAATATTCCCAAGCTCATACGGGCTTGCGATGAACAGCAGCACTGGAAGGAACTTACCTATTTGTATATCCAATATGATGAATTTGATAATGCTGCAACTACCATAATGAACCATTCCCCTGAGGCGTGGGATCATATGCAATTCAAGGATGTTGCAGTCAAGGTTGCTAATGTGGAACTATATTATAAGGCTGTCCATTTCTACTTGCAAGAGCACCCAGAGCTTATCAATGATCTTCTTAATGTGCTGGCACTACGTGTGGACCATACTCGAGTTGTTGACATTATGCGGAAG GCGGGTCACCTTCTTTTGGTGAAGCCATATATGGTTGCTGTTCAGAGCAATAATGTTTCTGCTGTGAATGAGGCTTTGAATCAGATTTATGTAGAGGAGGAAGACTATGAAAGATTGCGTGAATCAATTGATATGCATGACAACTTTGATCAGATTGGCCTTGCTCAGAAG ATTGAGAAACATGAACTTCTTGAAATGAGACGCGTTGCTGCATACATCTACAAGAAGGCTGGAAGGTGGAAGCAATCCATTGCATTGTCAAAGAAAGACAACTTGTACAAAGACGCAATGGAGACAGCATCACAATCTGGAGACCGTGAACTTGCGGAGGAGTTGCTTGTTTATTTCATTGAACAG GGCAAGAAAGAATGTTTTGCGtcatgcctgtttgtttgttatGATTTGATTCGGGCAGATGTTGCCCTTGAGCTGGCCTGGATGAATAATATGGTTGACTTTGCCTTCCCATACCTGCTGCAG TTTATTCGTGAATACACTGGTAAAGTTGATGAACTCATTAAGGACAAAATTGAGGCTCAGAAGGAGGTTAAGGCAAAAGAGCAGGAAGAAAAGGAAGTTATTGCTCAGCAG AACATGTATGCCCAGTTGCTTCCTCTTGCATTGCCTGCACCTCCAATGCCAGGCATGGGTGGGCCAACTATGGGTGGAGGTTTTGCGGCACCGCCACCAATGGCGGGAATGGGAATGCCTCCAATGCCACCGTTTGGAATGCCACCTATGGGTAGCTATTGA